The Hymenobacter sp. GOD-10R genome includes a window with the following:
- a CDS encoding ATP-binding protein encodes MVRYLLAVLLLIGLGLPVRGQQHYLKQFGAADGLPQPFIYALLQDRTGYLWIGTGEGLVRYDGTEFVTFTTKDGLAEDFITTLREEPRTGQLWVGHYQGGVSRWNGQRFAAVSSTQASFLQPRHGLPTPTNSQVEAYLRRYHPTLPTGTVISCLLPDREGNIWLGTAGQGLWRHADLHLAFYPNSLPLASAVIALSGKEVAVVGTERGALLSLLDSATDTRTLASVPAAVTALMEQPASSKQPSFYWVGKAGQGIWKVQLGQSAQPTSRLSSDLQATALALEADGSLWVGTSTDGLYRLPSQPERAVQHFTTANGLLHNSIKALLFDATGQLWIATHGTGLTVWKQERFQHYRLVQGGLDATALTTDKAGRVWIGTEGDGLFCYEKGRFRQYTAADGLPSDYCYAVTPFQLASSTAGAPGTEELLIVHRNSLTIFNPITHHFWSAASSTNPWVHDCLPFATTTRHQIWLGTRTGLLRLDVKHGSWAKEPRIPSVALLLAEVDGATRNPKHLGRLAAGQHRVTFLYRGVSLSGGNSFHYEYRLQGLSNHWSRSSLTGEAQFPALDPGNYTFEVRARSSTTGPWSKPTVVTFSIATPFWRTAWFGTAAVAALVLVAYGLMRAREATLRRQKLQLETTVRKRTARLRRQKAHIEDINEELIVARDAAEASRKAKAQFLANMSHEIRTPMNAVIGLTHLLRNTAPTTEQAEYLTAIQSSSQNLLVIINDILDSSKIEAGKLTLEHAPFNLPELLGRVARMFEFATATKGLSFHLHIAPEVPAAVFGDSVRLNQVLVNLVGNAVKFTTHGSVTLTATTRPTAADTALVYFAVADTGIGIAADKLEAIFEDFSQANTSTTRQFGGTGLGLSIARNIVHLHGGRLWVESQEALGSIFQFEIPYAVADITHVRPEGVADLRPFEPALRVLVAEDNELNQLVARKTLEAWNVQVTIADNGRLAVEAAQLAPYDAILMDVQMPEMDGYEASRQLRMHFPDAQALPIIGLTASALPEDRALALAAGMNDTLAKPFDPALLYARIAYYTGRTQAEASETETNSQPQPVADLAPPPAPSLDWTLLDELAGGNTDFTAQLIRTVLQQAPPLLAELKTAAEINDQHTLARTAHKLKGQVAYFGALSLQSQLETLEHQARQPEAEIDFSAAISNLTGQWLSIVPQLEARLHASLAS; translated from the coding sequence ATGGTACGCTACCTACTGGCCGTGCTGCTGCTTATCGGTCTAGGATTACCGGTTCGTGGGCAGCAGCATTACCTCAAGCAATTTGGCGCGGCAGATGGCTTGCCTCAGCCTTTCATCTATGCCTTGCTGCAGGATCGTACTGGTTATCTATGGATTGGTACCGGCGAAGGACTAGTGCGTTACGATGGCACTGAGTTCGTCACCTTCACAACCAAAGATGGGCTGGCCGAGGACTTCATCACGACGTTGCGTGAGGAACCCCGGACGGGGCAGCTCTGGGTAGGGCACTACCAGGGGGGCGTTTCGCGCTGGAACGGACAACGGTTTGCCGCAGTCTCGTCCACTCAAGCTAGCTTTTTACAACCGAGGCACGGTTTACCAACTCCTACTAATTCGCAAGTAGAGGCATACTTACGAAGGTACCACCCCACCCTTCCTACCGGAACAGTTATTAGCTGCTTGCTCCCTGATCGGGAGGGCAACATCTGGCTCGGCACGGCAGGTCAGGGCTTGTGGCGCCATGCCGATTTGCACCTAGCTTTTTACCCGAACTCCTTGCCGCTCGCGTCAGCAGTGATAGCCTTAAGCGGCAAAGAGGTGGCGGTAGTGGGTACCGAGCGCGGTGCACTGCTTTCATTGCTCGATTCAGCTACTGATACCCGTACCCTTGCTTCTGTGCCAGCTGCCGTCACGGCGCTTATGGAGCAGCCTGCTTCTAGCAAGCAACCTAGCTTTTACTGGGTTGGCAAGGCTGGGCAAGGTATATGGAAGGTTCAACTTGGCCAGAGCGCTCAGCCCACTTCGCGCTTATCCTCTGACTTACAAGCAACTGCTTTGGCATTGGAAGCTGATGGCTCGCTCTGGGTTGGCACTAGCACCGATGGTCTCTACCGGCTCCCTAGTCAACCTGAGCGCGCCGTCCAACACTTCACTACAGCCAATGGCTTGCTGCACAACAGCATCAAAGCACTACTCTTTGATGCCACTGGGCAGCTTTGGATTGCGACGCATGGCACTGGCCTCACAGTTTGGAAACAAGAGCGCTTTCAGCATTATCGGCTCGTGCAAGGCGGCCTGGATGCTACTGCCCTTACTACCGACAAAGCGGGCCGCGTTTGGATTGGCACCGAAGGCGACGGGCTATTTTGCTACGAGAAAGGCCGTTTTCGGCAGTATACCGCCGCCGATGGCTTGCCGTCTGACTATTGCTACGCCGTAACTCCTTTCCAGCTAGCCTCCTCAACAGCTGGCGCGCCAGGCACCGAAGAGCTACTCATTGTCCATCGCAACAGCCTGACCATTTTTAACCCGATTACGCACCATTTCTGGTCAGCTGCTAGCTCTACCAATCCATGGGTGCACGACTGCTTACCCTTCGCTACAACTACTCGGCACCAGATCTGGCTAGGCACCCGCACGGGATTGTTACGCCTCGATGTAAAGCACGGCTCCTGGGCTAAGGAACCACGCATTCCTTCGGTCGCGCTTTTGCTAGCAGAAGTAGATGGGGCCACACGCAACCCGAAGCACCTCGGGAGGCTTGCGGCTGGACAGCACCGTGTTACGTTTCTGTACCGGGGTGTGAGCTTATCTGGCGGCAACTCTTTTCATTATGAATATCGGTTGCAGGGTCTCTCCAATCATTGGAGCCGTTCTAGCCTCACAGGAGAAGCACAGTTCCCAGCACTCGACCCCGGCAACTATACCTTTGAAGTACGGGCCCGTAGCAGCACTACCGGTCCGTGGTCTAAGCCTACCGTGGTCACCTTCTCGATTGCTACACCGTTTTGGCGCACGGCGTGGTTTGGTACTGCCGCAGTAGCCGCACTTGTTCTAGTGGCTTATGGCCTCATGCGGGCGCGCGAGGCTACTCTCCGCCGGCAAAAGCTGCAGTTGGAAACAACGGTCCGAAAACGCACTGCTAGGCTTCGTCGGCAGAAGGCCCACATTGAAGACATCAATGAAGAACTCATTGTAGCGCGCGACGCGGCCGAAGCATCGCGGAAGGCAAAAGCGCAGTTTCTGGCCAACATGAGCCACGAGATTCGGACACCGATGAACGCAGTTATTGGCCTGACGCACTTACTGCGCAACACAGCGCCGACCACCGAACAGGCTGAATACCTAACGGCTATTCAATCATCGTCGCAAAACTTGCTGGTTATCATCAACGATATTCTCGACAGTTCTAAGATTGAAGCCGGTAAGCTCACGCTTGAGCATGCTCCCTTCAACTTGCCCGAGCTTTTGGGCCGCGTGGCCCGCATGTTCGAGTTTGCCACGGCTACCAAAGGTCTTTCCTTTCACCTGCACATAGCGCCCGAGGTGCCCGCTGCCGTATTCGGCGACTCCGTACGGCTCAACCAAGTGCTTGTCAACTTAGTAGGCAATGCTGTCAAATTCACAACCCACGGCAGCGTAACCCTCACCGCCACCACTCGGCCAACGGCAGCTGATACTGCCCTGGTGTACTTTGCCGTGGCCGATACTGGTATCGGCATTGCCGCCGATAAGCTCGAAGCCATCTTCGAGGACTTTTCCCAGGCTAATACCAGCACGACTCGCCAGTTTGGTGGCACTGGGCTAGGCCTTAGCATTGCTCGCAATATCGTGCACCTGCACGGCGGGCGGCTCTGGGTGGAAAGCCAAGAAGCGCTAGGATCAATTTTCCAGTTTGAAATTCCCTACGCAGTTGCCGACATCACCCACGTTCGGCCGGAAGGTGTTGCCGATTTGCGGCCCTTTGAGCCAGCATTGCGGGTGTTAGTTGCGGAAGACAACGAACTAAACCAACTGGTAGCGCGCAAGACCCTAGAAGCATGGAACGTACAGGTGACCATTGCCGACAATGGCCGTTTGGCGGTAGAAGCAGCGCAGTTGGCGCCTTACGATGCTATATTGATGGACGTGCAGATGCCCGAAATGGATGGTTACGAGGCTAGTCGTCAGCTACGCATGCATTTCCCAGACGCTCAAGCGTTGCCCATCATTGGCCTCACAGCTTCTGCCCTGCCCGAAGATCGAGCGCTGGCGCTTGCTGCCGGTATGAATGATACCCTGGCCAAACCCTTTGACCCGGCGCTTCTCTACGCCCGAATTGCTTATTACACGGGTCGCACGCAAGCGGAAGCCTCTGAGACAGAAACTAACTCGCAGCCGCAACCCGTCGCAGACCTAGCCCCCCCCCCTGCCCCCTCTTTAGATTGGACGCTGCTAGATGAACTAGCCGGCGGCAACACCGATTTCACTGCGCAACTTATTAGAACCGTACTGCAGCAAGCTCCACCCCTTTTGGCTGAGCTCAAGACAGCGGCTGAAATCAATGACCAGCATACGCTAGCTCGCACCGCTCACAAGCTGAAAGGGCAGGTAGCTTACTTCGGTGCTTTGTCCTTGCAGAGCCAATTAGAGACACTGGAACATCAAGCACGTCAGCCAGAGGCTGAAATAGATTTTTCAGCGGCCATTAGTAATCTTACTGGTCAATGGCTTAGCATTGTGCCGCAGTTAGAAGCTCGCCTGCACGCAAGTTTGGCATCATAA